The following are encoded together in the Pseudomonas xantholysinigenes genome:
- the nagZ gene encoding beta-N-acetylhexosaminidase, protein MQGSLMVDIAGKWLTAEDRHLLRQPEVAGLIIFARNIDSPRQVRELCASIRAIRPELILAVDQEGGRVQRLRQGFVRLPAMRAIADNDNAEYLAEQCGWLMATEVLAVGLDLSFAPVLDLDHQRSAVVGSRAFEGDPQRATQLAGAFIRGMNAAGMAACGKHFPGHGWAEADSHVAIPLDERSLEQLRAVDLVPFTRLSGQLAAVMPAHVIYPQVDNQPAGFSRRWLQGILRGELGFDGVIFSDDLSMAGAHVVGDAASRIEAALSAGCDMGLVCNDRAAAELALSAAQRLKVKPSPRIARMRGQGFARTDYREQPRWLEALGALKEAQLVD, encoded by the coding sequence CTGCAAGGCTCCCTGATGGTGGATATCGCCGGTAAATGGCTGACCGCCGAAGACCGTCATTTGCTGCGCCAGCCTGAAGTGGCTGGCCTGATCATCTTTGCCCGCAATATCGACAGCCCACGCCAGGTGCGCGAGTTGTGCGCGTCGATCCGCGCCATCCGCCCCGAGCTGATCCTGGCCGTCGACCAGGAGGGCGGGCGGGTCCAGCGCCTGCGCCAGGGCTTCGTGCGCCTGCCGGCGATGCGCGCGATTGCCGACAACGACAACGCTGAATACCTGGCCGAGCAGTGCGGCTGGCTGATGGCCACCGAGGTACTGGCGGTGGGCCTGGACCTGAGCTTCGCTCCGGTGCTGGACCTCGATCACCAGCGCAGCGCCGTGGTCGGCAGCCGTGCCTTCGAGGGTGATCCGCAGCGTGCCACGCAACTGGCCGGCGCCTTCATCCGTGGCATGAACGCCGCAGGCATGGCCGCCTGCGGCAAGCACTTCCCCGGGCATGGTTGGGCCGAGGCCGATTCGCATGTGGCGATTCCGCTCGACGAGCGCAGCCTGGAGCAGTTGCGCGCCGTTGACCTGGTGCCGTTCACCCGGCTGAGCGGGCAACTGGCCGCGGTAATGCCGGCGCATGTCATCTACCCGCAGGTGGACAACCAGCCGGCCGGCTTTTCCCGGCGCTGGTTGCAGGGCATTCTGCGCGGCGAGCTGGGCTTCGACGGGGTGATCTTCAGTGACGACCTGTCGATGGCCGGCGCGCATGTGGTGGGCGATGCCGCCAGCCGTATCGAGGCGGCGCTGAGCGCGGGTTGCGACATGGGGCTGGTGTGCAATGACCGCGCCGCGGCGGAGCTGGCGTTGAGCGCGGCGCAGCGTTTGAAGGTCAAGCCGTCGCCGCGGATCGCGCGGATGCGCGGGCAGGGCTTTGCGCGCACCGACTACCGTGAGCAGCCGCGTTGGCTGGAGGCGTTGGGGGCATTGAAGGAAGCCCAGCTGGTCGATTGA
- the sulA gene encoding SOS-induced cell division inhibitor SulA, which yields MQPFTHTHTPAQLPLFEAFLAQPVLPGLKSGATPRKSNQPELFSELALRGAPGHCQSLLAPVLRELSEEDDSRWLTLIAPPGSLTQAWLRDAGLNRERILILQPGGKQTPLQLACEALRLGHSHTVVSWLGAVNGSARQQLLRAAALGNAQSLNIRLG from the coding sequence ATGCAGCCTTTCACCCACACGCACACACCAGCCCAGCTGCCGCTGTTCGAGGCCTTCCTCGCCCAACCGGTGCTGCCGGGCCTCAAGTCCGGCGCCACGCCACGCAAGAGCAACCAGCCGGAGCTGTTCAGCGAACTGGCCCTGCGCGGCGCACCGGGGCATTGCCAGAGCCTGCTGGCGCCCGTGCTACGCGAGCTCAGCGAGGAAGACGACAGCCGTTGGCTGACCTTGATCGCTCCGCCAGGCAGCCTCACCCAGGCATGGCTGCGCGATGCGGGCCTGAATCGCGAGCGCATCCTGATCCTGCAACCCGGTGGCAAGCAGACCCCACTGCAACTGGCCTGCGAAGCCCTGCGCCTGGGACACAGCCATACCGTGGTCAGCTGGCTCGGCGCCGTCAACGGCAGCGCGCGCCAGCAACTGCTGCGCGCTGCCGCCCTCGGAAACGCACAAAGCCTGAACATCCGCCTCGGCTGA
- a CDS encoding TetR/AcrR family transcriptional regulator, with translation MAQSETVERILDAAEQLFAERGFAETSLRLITSKAGVNLAAVNYHFGSKKALIQAVFSRFLGPFCASLERELERRQARPEQKASLEELLEMLVEQALAVQPRSNNDLSIFMRLLGLAFSQSQGHLRRYLEDMYGKVFRRYMLLVNEAAPRIPPLELFWRVHFMLGAAAFSMSGIKALRAIAETDFGINTSIEQVMRLMVPFLAAGMRADSGVTDEAMASAQLRPRSKTSAPAKV, from the coding sequence ATGGCCCAATCGGAAACCGTAGAGCGCATCCTCGATGCGGCGGAGCAGCTGTTCGCGGAGCGCGGGTTCGCGGAAACCTCATTGCGCCTGATCACCAGCAAGGCCGGGGTCAACCTGGCGGCGGTGAACTACCACTTCGGCTCGAAGAAGGCCCTGATCCAGGCAGTCTTCTCGCGTTTCCTCGGTCCGTTCTGCGCTAGCCTCGAGCGTGAGCTGGAGCGTCGCCAGGCACGCCCGGAGCAGAAAGCCAGCCTTGAAGAGCTGCTGGAGATGCTGGTCGAGCAAGCGCTCGCGGTGCAGCCGCGCAGCAACAACGACCTGTCGATCTTCATGCGCCTGCTCGGCCTGGCCTTCAGCCAGAGCCAGGGCCACCTGCGCCGTTACCTTGAAGACATGTATGGCAAGGTGTTCCGCCGCTACATGCTGCTGGTCAACGAGGCCGCCCCACGCATTCCGCCCCTGGAACTATTCTGGCGCGTGCATTTCATGCTTGGCGCCGCAGCGTTCAGCATGTCCGGTATCAAAGCCCTGCGCGCCATCGCCGAGACCGATTTCGGCATCAATACCTCGATCGAGCAGGTGATGCGCCTGATGGTGCCGTTCCTTGCCGCCGGCATGCGCGCCGACAGCGGCGTCACCGACGAGGCCATGGCTTCGGCGCAGTTGCGCCCGCGCAGCAAAACCAGCGCTCCCGCCAAGGTCTGA
- a CDS encoding DUF6586 family protein has translation MAQELYTRTNQKLFFAGLALESMARAEQSQAMNAQGLVQAERESALFHLYGALLGLCHEVGGFYRLPVVPSVEQALADDALNSIAIPEVAEMLELVRQRETWLAQLLVAYADLFRPPVAKKVVKTDVTQPLIQAINLDEPEPVALSREELEGWRQSLKGLVRRFRDALSEC, from the coding sequence ATGGCCCAGGAACTCTACACCCGCACCAACCAGAAGCTGTTCTTCGCCGGCCTCGCCTTGGAGTCCATGGCGCGCGCCGAACAGAGCCAGGCCATGAACGCCCAGGGCCTGGTCCAGGCCGAGCGCGAGTCGGCGCTGTTCCACCTGTATGGCGCGCTACTGGGCCTTTGCCATGAGGTCGGTGGTTTCTATCGCTTGCCAGTGGTGCCCTCGGTAGAGCAGGCGCTTGCCGATGATGCGCTCAACAGTATCGCCATTCCTGAAGTGGCCGAGATGCTCGAACTGGTCCGCCAGCGGGAAACCTGGCTGGCGCAACTGCTCGTGGCTTATGCCGATTTGTTCCGACCGCCGGTCGCGAAGAAGGTGGTGAAAACCGATGTCACCCAGCCGCTGATCCAGGCGATCAATCTTGATGAGCCCGAGCCAGTCGCGCTTTCCCGAGAAGAGCTGGAAGGGTGGCGACAGAGTCTCAAGGGCCTGGTGAGACGATTCCGCGACGCGCTCAGTGAGTGCTGA
- the topA gene encoding type I DNA topoisomerase, with amino-acid sequence MGKSLVIVESPAKAKTINKYLGSQYVVKSSIGHIRDLPTSGSASASKEPAAKRGKTAAEAPALSPKEKARRTLVARMGVDPEAGWKAKYEILPGKEKVIEELRRLAKDADTIYLATDLDREGEAIAWHLREAIGGDDSRYKRVVFNEITKKAIQEAFSQPGELDIDRVNAQQARRFLDRVVGYMVSPLLWAKIARGLSAGRVQSVAVKLVVEREREIRAFNPEEYWEVHADLGTAKNAKVRFEVAREKGEAFKPLNEAQAMAALEKLKSSSYSVSKREDRPTSSKPSAPFITSTLQQAASNRLGFGVKKTMMMAQRLYEAGYITYMRTDSTNLSTDAVEMARSYIEKEFGKQYLPAAPIVYGSKEGAQEAHEAIRPSDVSTHPTKLSGMERDAERLYELIWRQFLACQMPPAQYLSTSVTVVAGDYELRAKGRILKFDGYTRVLPQQSKPGEDDVLPEMAQGETLKLIQLDPSQHFTKPPARFTEASLVKEMEKRGIGRPSTYAAIISTIQDRGYVTLHNRRFYSEKMGDIVTERLSESFANLMDYGFTAGMEENLDDVAQGERDWKNVLDEFYGDFSKKLQTAESSEHGMRANQPTLTNIACKECGRPMMIRTASTGVFLGCSGYSLPPKERCKATVNLVPGDEIAADDEGESESLVLRGKHRCPICATAMDAYLLDEKRKLHICGNNPDCVGYEIEEGSYRIKGYEGPSLECDKCGSEMQLKTGRFGKFFGCTNPTCKNTRKLLKSGEAAPPKMDKVDMPELKCEKVDDTYVLRDGASGLFLAASQFPKNRETRAPLVLEIVPHKHEIDPKYHFLCDAPQKDPDGRPAVIRYSRKTKEQYVQSEVDGKPTGWKAFFDGKAWKVEDKR; translated from the coding sequence ATGGGCAAATCGCTGGTCATTGTGGAATCCCCGGCCAAGGCCAAGACCATCAACAAGTACCTGGGCAGCCAGTACGTGGTGAAGTCGAGTATCGGCCATATCCGAGACCTTCCCACCAGCGGTTCCGCCAGTGCGAGCAAGGAACCGGCGGCCAAGCGCGGCAAGACTGCGGCCGAGGCCCCGGCGTTGTCGCCGAAGGAGAAGGCTCGCCGCACCTTGGTGGCACGCATGGGCGTCGACCCCGAGGCCGGCTGGAAGGCCAAGTACGAGATCCTTCCCGGCAAGGAGAAGGTGATCGAGGAATTGCGCCGCCTGGCCAAGGATGCCGACACCATCTATCTCGCAACCGACTTGGATCGCGAGGGGGAAGCCATTGCCTGGCACCTGCGCGAAGCCATCGGTGGTGACGACAGCCGCTACAAGCGCGTGGTGTTCAACGAAATCACCAAGAAAGCCATCCAGGAAGCGTTCTCCCAGCCGGGCGAACTCGATATCGATCGGGTCAATGCCCAGCAGGCGCGTCGTTTCCTCGATCGCGTGGTTGGCTACATGGTTTCGCCGCTGCTGTGGGCCAAGATCGCCCGTGGCCTGTCGGCTGGCCGTGTGCAGTCGGTGGCGGTGAAGCTGGTGGTCGAGCGTGAGCGCGAGATCCGCGCATTCAACCCGGAAGAGTACTGGGAAGTTCACGCCGACCTGGGGACCGCGAAGAACGCCAAGGTGCGTTTCGAAGTGGCGCGCGAGAAAGGCGAAGCCTTCAAACCGCTCAACGAAGCCCAGGCCATGGCCGCGTTGGAGAAACTCAAGTCCTCCAGCTACAGCGTCAGCAAGCGTGAAGACCGCCCGACCAGCAGCAAGCCTTCGGCACCGTTCATCACCTCCACCCTGCAGCAGGCCGCCAGCAACCGCCTGGGCTTTGGGGTGAAGAAGACCATGATGATGGCCCAGCGTCTGTACGAGGCCGGCTACATCACCTATATGCGTACCGACTCGACCAACCTGTCGACGGATGCCGTCGAGATGGCGCGTAGCTACATCGAGAAAGAATTCGGCAAGCAGTACCTGCCCGCCGCGCCGATCGTCTATGGCAGCAAGGAAGGGGCGCAAGAGGCGCACGAGGCGATTCGTCCCTCCGATGTCAGCACGCATCCGACCAAGCTCAGCGGCATGGAGCGTGATGCCGAGCGCCTGTACGAGCTGATCTGGCGTCAGTTCCTGGCCTGCCAGATGCCGCCGGCGCAGTACCTGTCCACCAGCGTTACCGTGGTGGCCGGCGACTACGAGCTGCGCGCCAAGGGCCGTATCCTCAAGTTCGACGGTTATACCCGTGTGCTGCCCCAGCAGAGCAAGCCGGGCGAGGATGACGTGCTGCCGGAAATGGCCCAGGGCGAGACACTCAAGCTGATCCAGCTTGACCCAAGCCAGCACTTCACCAAGCCGCCGGCGCGCTTCACTGAAGCCAGCCTGGTCAAGGAAATGGAAAAGCGCGGGATCGGTCGCCCGTCGACCTATGCGGCGATCATCTCGACCATCCAGGACCGCGGTTACGTGACGCTGCACAACCGCCGGTTCTACTCCGAGAAAATGGGTGACATCGTCACCGAGCGTTTGTCGGAGAGTTTTGCCAACCTGATGGACTACGGCTTCACCGCCGGCATGGAAGAGAACCTCGACGATGTAGCCCAGGGCGAGCGTGACTGGAAGAACGTCCTCGACGAGTTCTATGGCGACTTCAGCAAGAAGCTGCAGACCGCCGAGTCCAGCGAGCATGGCATGCGCGCCAACCAGCCGACCCTGACCAACATCGCGTGCAAGGAGTGCGGTCGGCCGATGATGATTCGCACCGCGTCCACCGGCGTGTTCCTCGGTTGCTCGGGCTACAGCCTGCCACCGAAGGAGCGTTGCAAGGCCACCGTCAACCTGGTGCCTGGCGACGAGATTGCCGCCGACGACGAGGGTGAATCGGAGTCGCTGGTGCTGCGTGGCAAGCACCGTTGCCCGATCTGCGCCACGGCGATGGATGCTTATCTGCTGGACGAGAAACGCAAGCTGCACATCTGCGGTAACAACCCGGACTGCGTTGGCTACGAGATCGAGGAAGGTAGCTACCGCATCAAGGGTTATGAAGGGCCGAGCCTGGAGTGTGACAAGTGTGGTAGCGAGATGCAGCTCAAGACTGGCCGATTCGGCAAGTTCTTTGGTTGCACCAACCCGACCTGCAAGAACACCCGCAAGCTGCTCAAGAGCGGCGAGGCGGCGCCACCGAAGATGGACAAGGTGGACATGCCTGAGCTCAAGTGCGAAAAGGTCGATGACACCTATGTGCTGCGTGACGGTGCTTCGGGCCTGTTCCTGGCCGCCAGCCAGTTCCCGAAGAACCGCGAGACCCGTGCGCCGCTGGTGCTGGAGATCGTGCCGCACAAGCACGAGATCGATCCGAAGTATCACTTCCTCTGCGATGCGCCGCAGAAGGACCCGGATGGTCGCCCGGCGGTGATTCGCTATAGCCGCAAGACCAAGGAGCAGTATGTGCAGTCCGAGGTCGACGGCAAGCCGACCGGCTGGAAGGCGTTCTTCGATGGCAAGGCGTGGAAGGTCGAAGACAAGCGCTGA
- the lexA gene encoding transcriptional repressor LexA produces MLKLTPRQAEILAFIKRCLEANGFPPTRAEIAQELGFKSPNAAEEHLKALARKGAIEMTPGASRGIRIPGLETKDEDSGLPIIGRVAAGAPILAEQHIEESCNINPAFFHPRADYLLRVHGMSMKDIGILDGDLLAVHTTREARNGQVVVARIGDEVTVKRFKREGSKVWLIAENPEFAPIEVDLKEQELVIEGLSVGVLRR; encoded by the coding sequence ATGCTGAAACTGACGCCACGCCAAGCCGAGATTCTGGCTTTCATCAAACGCTGCCTCGAAGCCAACGGCTTCCCGCCGACCCGCGCCGAGATCGCCCAGGAGCTGGGCTTCAAGTCGCCCAATGCCGCCGAGGAGCACCTCAAGGCCTTGGCCCGCAAGGGCGCCATCGAGATGACCCCTGGCGCTTCGCGCGGCATCCGCATCCCCGGCCTGGAAACGAAGGACGAAGACAGCGGCCTGCCGATCATTGGCCGAGTCGCCGCCGGCGCACCGATCCTCGCCGAACAGCACATCGAGGAATCCTGCAACATCAACCCGGCCTTCTTCCATCCCCGCGCCGACTACCTGTTGCGCGTACACGGCATGAGCATGAAGGACATCGGTATCCTCGACGGCGACCTGCTCGCCGTGCACACCACCCGTGAGGCCCGCAACGGCCAGGTGGTGGTAGCCCGCATCGGCGACGAAGTGACCGTCAAGCGCTTCAAGCGCGAAGGCAGCAAGGTCTGGCTGATCGCCGAAAACCCCGAATTCGCCCCCATCGAAGTCGACCTGAAGGAACAGGAACTGGTGATCGAGGGCTTGAGCGTCGGCGTTCTGCGCCGCTGA